AATATTGGCCTGAAACTCGATTGTTAAGGTTCAAATTCAATCCCTGGCTTCGACCAGGCCAGTTCACTTTGTCTAAATGCGAGATTCATAATCAATGGTTTTTAATTGCACTCCAGCGGTGACCATGGAGAACTGGTGCCACCGTTGTTGTATGCGCTGGCGGGTATTTTCGTTGGTGATAATTGACACCACCTGTACATTTTTAGTCAGTTGTTTGGCGTAACGAATAGCCCGCAGCGTGCCGCGGTGGATGTCGCCCATAGGAATAATGGCCACATGGGCAATGGAGCGCATCTGCTCCGGGGTAAAGTTTTTCAGGCTTAAAGCTTCGGCCACGGTTTCATAGTGGCGCCAGATGGAACGGAACATCCACACCAACAGGGGAATGGCCACAATCACCACCCAGGCCCCTTCTAAAAACTTGGTAAAAATAAGAATAACCAATACAATGCCGGTGATGACCGAGCCAAAAGCAGGCAACAGTTGTTTCCAGCGGGCCGTCCGTTCATAATGAATGGTGGTCACGTCGGTTTGGGCGGTTTCGCCGGGCTTCAACTTTGTAATTTTGCCAAACAAGCGCACCATCCCCGCCTGGGATAAGGTAAACCCCAGCATCACGCCCAACGCATACAGCGGCAGCATGGCAATTTCGCTGGCTCTAAAGGCAATCACAATAATCGCGGCCACCAGGGCCAGCACGGTAATACCGTAGTTGAAAACCAACCGGTCGCCCCGGTTCTGCATCCAGCGGGGCATAAAACCATCTTGGGCCAGAAACGAGCTGACGCGGGGGAAATCTTGAAAGCCGGTATTGGCGGCCAGGATCAGGATCATCATGGTAAAAAATTGCACCCAGCCGTAAATGAAGGTGCCGCCCGGCACTCCGGCGGTCACGGCCCGGCCCAATTGCGATAAGATACTCTGCTCTTCGTAGGGCACCAGATTAATGTGGGTGGCCAGATAGGTGATGCCGATAAACAGGGTCATGGCAATCACGCCCATAGCAATCATGGTCTCGGCGGCGTTTTTTGATTCCGGCACTTTAAAGGCGGCCACGCCGTCGCTGATGGCCTCAATGCCGGTGAGGGCGGTGCAGCCGGCAGCAAAGGCGCGCAAAATAAGCCACAGAAAAAGAAATTGAGAAACACTCCCTGTGTTAGCCACAACGTGAGACGGCATCGAAACCACCGGCGGCGGCGCGCCAAATATTCCAAACAAACGAACCAGGCCAATGACCACAATCACCAATACGCCGACCACAAAGGCATACGTGGGCAGGGCAAAGATGGTGCCGCTTTCGCGCACGCCGCGCAGGTTAATCCAGGTTAAAAGCAAAATGGCCAGCAGGGCCAACCACACGCTGTAAGGGAATAATTGGGGCAGGGCCGAGGTAATGGCCCGCACCCCCGCCGAAACCGACACCGAAACGGTCAGAATATAATCAATCAGCAGGGCCGCCGCCGCAAACAGCGAGGGCATGGTGCCCAGGTTATCTTTGGCGACAATATAGGCTCCCCCGCCTTTAGGATAGTGCAAAATGGTTTGGGTATAGCTAAATACCACCAGCAATACCAAAACCATGATGCCCAGGGCAATAGGCAGGGTCAGGCGCAGGGCCGCCATGCTAATTAAAATGAGCACGCTCATAATGGCTTCGGTGGCGTAAGCGTTACTGCTGATGGGGTCCGACGCAAAAATAGCCAGCGCCCGCACCTTATCCAGCCGTTCATGAATTTCGGCCCGGGTGGGAAACGGCTCGCCAAATATCAGTCGCTTTATTTTGATGTATGAAGTTGTCATCCTATCCTCTTGATTCTATTGGGGAAAAAGAAACGCGAGAGCCTGGCGACATTAACGCGCCCTCGCGTTTGTTTTTTAGTCTACATTACTCCAAATTCATCGTTAATCATAATCCAATTGCCCTCTTTTGGCGAAATAGCCGCCTTGTTTTGACCCTTTTGCTGTTTACTGATTTATTGACTATAATCGAACAGTGGCCAGCGGATTGCGCAATTTTTACCCCGTCCATTTCCTGATGGATGGGGTATTTCATTGCTTGGCCATTGAACACCTATTTCCGGGAGTAGCCAATGCTCATTCAAGTAAACCGTCTTTCTAAATCGTTTGATTATTACAAAAAAGAACTCGGCTTAAAAAATTCGCTCAAGAATTTATTCTACAGAGAAAAGTTGACGAAAGCAGCCGTCAATAACATTTCTTTCCAGATAAACGAAGGCGAAATGGTCGGTTTTTTGGGGCCGAATGGGGCCGGAAAAACCACCACCCTCAAAATGCTGTCGGGAATTTTGCACCCCACGGGCGGGCAAGCCACCGTTTTGGGCTACGTGCCCTGGGAACGCAAAAAAGCCTTCAAAATGCAATTTGCCATTGTGATGGGCCAGAAGAACCAACTCTGGTGGGACCTGCCGGCCAACGAGTCGCTCTATCTCAACAAATGCATCTATGAAATTGACGACCGGACTTACCGAGCCACCCTGGCCGAACTGACCGAATTACTTGGGGTGCAGGAGTTGTTAGATGTACAAGTGCGGCGCTTGTCGCTGGGCGAGCGGATGAAAATGGAGTTGGTGGCCGCCCTCATTCATCAACCCAAACTGATTTTTTTGGATGAACCGACCATCGGGCTGGACATTCTCTCGCAAAAGAAAATCCGCCAGTTCTTCCGGTATT
The nucleotide sequence above comes from Anaerolineae bacterium. Encoded proteins:
- a CDS encoding ABC transporter ATP-binding protein, whose protein sequence is MLIQVNRLSKSFDYYKKELGLKNSLKNLFYREKLTKAAVNNISFQINEGEMVGFLGPNGAGKTTTLKMLSGILHPTGGQATVLGYVPWERKKAFKMQFAIVMGQKNQLWWDLPANESLYLNKCIYEIDDRTYRATLAELTELLGVQELLDVQVRRLSLGERMKMELVAALIHQPKLIFLDEPTIGLDILSQKKIRQFFRYYNQEKKATIILTSHYMQDVENLCRRTIIINQGRIVFDGDLQRVNKLFEQTKIIRLQLSRPVSRETLAAFGQVKAHADFTATLEVPRPELKERSKAMLDQLPVLDFNIEDIPLEEGIALLYQRQEAADAMA
- a CDS encoding APC family permease — its product is MTTSYIKIKRLIFGEPFPTRAEIHERLDKVRALAIFASDPISSNAYATEAIMSVLILISMAALRLTLPIALGIMVLVLLVVFSYTQTILHYPKGGGAYIVAKDNLGTMPSLFAAAALLIDYILTVSVSVSAGVRAITSALPQLFPYSVWLALLAILLLTWINLRGVRESGTIFALPTYAFVVGVLVIVVIGLVRLFGIFGAPPPVVSMPSHVVANTGSVSQFLFLWLILRAFAAGCTALTGIEAISDGVAAFKVPESKNAAETMIAMGVIAMTLFIGITYLATHINLVPYEEQSILSQLGRAVTAGVPGGTFIYGWVQFFTMMILILAANTGFQDFPRVSSFLAQDGFMPRWMQNRGDRLVFNYGITVLALVAAIIVIAFRASEIAMLPLYALGVMLGFTLSQAGMVRLFGKITKLKPGETAQTDVTTIHYERTARWKQLLPAFGSVITGIVLVILIFTKFLEGAWVVIVAIPLLVWMFRSIWRHYETVAEALSLKNFTPEQMRSIAHVAIIPMGDIHRGTLRAIRYAKQLTKNVQVVSIITNENTRQRIQQRWHQFSMVTAGVQLKTIDYESRI